In one window of Chloroflexota bacterium DNA:
- a CDS encoding DUF4242 domain-containing protein, producing the protein MPLYLDTHDHIPGLTGEAVAQAHARDLEVGPKYAVSYLRYWYDEATGKVFCLVDAPSAQAAEDVHREAHGLLADRIQEVQEGV; encoded by the coding sequence ATGCCCCTCTATCTTGACACTCACGACCACATTCCCGGTCTGACTGGGGAAGCCGTGGCGCAGGCCCACGCGCGTGACCTCGAGGTCGGCCCGAAGTACGCCGTGTCGTACCTGCGCTACTGGTACGACGAAGCGACGGGCAAGGTGTTCTGCCTGGTCGACGCGCCCAGCGCCCAGGCCGCCGAGGACGTCCATCGTGAGGCGCACGGACTGCTGGCGGACCGCATCCAGGAGGTCCAGGAGGGGGTCTAG
- a CDS encoding xanthine dehydrogenase family protein subunit M, producing the protein MPAEPPVESPRSLADAYGLLTDGGAAWRPLAGGTDLLVQITGELGPPPERVLDIWALDELRGINLGGDELVIGALTTYTELRQSALVGELLPALAEASATIGAAQIQNRGTVGGNLVNASPAGDTLPIWLATDSLVVLGSAGGERSVAALDFFTGYRETARRDDELVLRVRVPLLPRRRVRFRKVGTRRAQAISKVVMAVSWHTGEDGAWIDTRVALGSVAATPVRAGATEAALDGQQPVRAAADAAVTALEAEIQPIDDVRSTANYRRLVAGRVLRRLIREEGGW; encoded by the coding sequence ATGCCGGCGGAGCCTCCTGTCGAGAGCCCGAGATCGCTGGCTGACGCCTATGGCCTGCTGACCGACGGCGGGGCGGCCTGGCGCCCGCTGGCTGGAGGAACCGATCTGCTGGTCCAGATCACGGGCGAGCTCGGTCCCCCGCCGGAGCGAGTCCTCGATATCTGGGCATTGGACGAGCTGCGTGGGATCAACCTGGGGGGCGACGAGCTGGTCATTGGTGCCCTGACGACGTACACCGAGCTGCGTCAATCGGCCCTGGTGGGTGAGCTGCTACCGGCCCTGGCCGAGGCATCGGCCACCATTGGGGCGGCCCAGATCCAGAACCGTGGCACCGTCGGCGGGAACCTGGTCAATGCCTCGCCTGCCGGCGATACGCTGCCCATCTGGCTGGCAACCGACTCGCTGGTCGTTCTGGGGAGTGCCGGCGGCGAACGTTCCGTGGCGGCGCTGGACTTCTTCACCGGGTATCGGGAGACCGCCCGTCGCGACGACGAGCTGGTTCTGCGGGTTCGCGTGCCGCTGCTCCCACGCCGCCGCGTCCGGTTCCGGAAGGTGGGGACGCGGCGCGCACAGGCGATCAGCAAGGTCGTCATGGCCGTGTCGTGGCACACCGGCGAGGACGGGGCCTGGATCGACACGCGCGTCGCGCTGGGCTCCGTGGCGGCCACTCCGGTCCGGGCTGGAGCCACGGAGGCCGCCCTCGACGGGCAGCAGCCGGTGCGTGCCGCGGCCGACGCGGCGGTGACCGCCCTGGAAGCCGAAATCCAGCCCATCGACGACGTCCGCTCCACGGCGAACTACCGCCGCCTGGTGGCGGGACGCGTCCTCCGCCGCTTGATCCGCGAGGAAGGCGGCTGGTGA
- a CDS encoding (2Fe-2S)-binding protein → MTYRLTVNGIATQVESPGMRRLLDVLREDLGLTGTKEGCGEGECGACSVLIDGEVVDSCLVPVCQVEGARVDTVEGLAAAGALNLLQAAFLETGGAQCGICTPGMLMAGEAFLASGMEATEEAVREAIAGNLCRCTGYTKIIDAIVLADARRSGTAEAQA, encoded by the coding sequence ATGACGTATCGGCTGACCGTGAACGGGATCGCCACCCAGGTCGAGTCGCCGGGCATGCGGCGCCTGCTGGACGTCCTGCGCGAGGACCTGGGCCTGACCGGCACCAAGGAGGGGTGCGGCGAGGGCGAGTGCGGAGCGTGCTCGGTGCTGATCGACGGTGAGGTCGTGGATTCCTGCCTGGTGCCGGTATGCCAGGTCGAAGGTGCGCGGGTGGACACGGTGGAGGGCCTGGCCGCGGCCGGTGCCCTGAATCTGCTGCAGGCCGCGTTCCTGGAGACCGGTGGCGCCCAGTGCGGGATCTGCACTCCCGGCATGCTCATGGCTGGGGAGGCGTTCCTGGCCAGCGGGATGGAGGCTACCGAGGAGGCCGTGCGGGAGGCGATTGCCGGCAACCTGTGCCGGTGCACCGGGTACACGAAGATCATCGACGCCATCGTCCTGGCCGATGCCCGTCGGTCGGGGACGGCGGAGGCCCAGGCCTGA
- a CDS encoding amidohydrolase family protein, with translation MTDLLIIGGTLVDGSGAPGRAGSLAVADGRLRLLDTDQPSPPAGRVIDAAGLVVAPGFIDLHSHSGLWLLHEPLHEPKVRQGVTTEVIGVDGLSYAPMSRASDLASLVEMNAGLDGRPDVALDWDTVASYLGRFDGQVAVNVAFLIGNSALRICAMGWDDIPADHMAMSDMRAMLREGMAEGAYGVSSGLDYPPGSYASMGELADLTAAAARHGGFYHTHVRYDLGDRYLDPFREALQIGEMADGPVHLTHFYHRQTYPGGHEPMLALVDDARDAGRDVTFDTYPYEWASTRLLIQVPQWVQAGGPGPLKERLADATIRRRLHDEIQRHGPAHGAPLDWGDVRLGAFATEANQRWEGLTLEDVGRELGVDPIDALCDLLLAEDLRINQVTPGPWSETLPHFVAHPAGMVGTDSTFIGLKPSPRTYGSFPRVLGQFVRDERRLSLEEAVRKMTSAPAARLGLRDRGLLRDGYVADLVVFDPARVRSNATYDEPRQFPDGIDYVVVNGTVVVDGGRHTGALPGRALRHGRD, from the coding sequence GTGACCGACCTCCTCATCATTGGCGGGACGCTGGTGGACGGCAGCGGAGCGCCGGGTCGAGCCGGGTCGCTGGCCGTGGCCGACGGTCGCCTGCGCCTGCTGGATACGGACCAGCCCTCGCCGCCCGCCGGGCGCGTGATCGACGCCGCCGGTCTGGTGGTGGCGCCGGGGTTCATCGACCTTCATTCACACTCCGGGCTGTGGCTGCTGCACGAGCCGCTCCATGAGCCCAAGGTCCGCCAGGGAGTGACGACCGAGGTCATCGGCGTCGACGGCCTGTCGTACGCACCGATGTCGAGGGCATCCGACTTGGCGTCCCTGGTCGAGATGAACGCGGGGCTCGACGGGCGGCCCGACGTGGCGCTGGACTGGGACACGGTGGCCAGCTACCTCGGCCGATTTGACGGCCAGGTGGCGGTCAACGTCGCGTTCCTGATCGGAAACTCCGCGCTCCGGATCTGCGCCATGGGCTGGGACGACATCCCCGCCGATCACATGGCCATGTCCGACATGCGAGCCATGCTGCGCGAGGGAATGGCCGAGGGCGCGTACGGGGTCTCGAGCGGACTGGATTACCCACCCGGGTCGTACGCCAGCATGGGGGAACTGGCCGATCTAACGGCCGCCGCCGCGCGGCACGGCGGCTTCTACCACACCCACGTCCGATACGATCTGGGTGACCGCTACCTCGACCCGTTCCGCGAGGCGCTCCAGATCGGCGAGATGGCGGACGGGCCGGTCCACCTCACCCACTTCTACCACCGGCAGACCTATCCGGGGGGTCATGAGCCGATGCTGGCGCTGGTCGACGATGCGCGGGACGCGGGTCGCGACGTGACGTTCGACACCTACCCGTACGAGTGGGCCTCCACGCGGCTTCTCATCCAGGTCCCGCAGTGGGTGCAGGCCGGCGGGCCCGGGCCGCTCAAGGAGCGACTCGCCGACGCCACGATCCGCCGCCGCCTGCACGACGAGATCCAGCGTCACGGACCGGCCCACGGTGCCCCGCTGGATTGGGGGGACGTCCGCCTGGGTGCCTTCGCCACCGAGGCCAACCAACGCTGGGAGGGCCTCACGCTCGAGGATGTCGGTCGCGAGCTGGGGGTCGACCCGATCGACGCCCTGTGCGACCTGTTGCTGGCCGAGGACCTGCGGATCAACCAGGTCACCCCCGGGCCGTGGTCCGAGACGCTCCCCCATTTCGTGGCCCACCCGGCGGGCATGGTTGGCACCGACTCGACGTTCATCGGTCTGAAGCCGTCCCCCCGCACCTACGGATCGTTCCCGCGGGTGCTGGGTCAGTTCGTCCGCGACGAGCGGCGCCTGTCGTTGGAAGAAGCGGTGCGCAAGATGACTTCCGCCCCCGCGGCGCGGTTGGGGCTCCGCGACCGCGGCCTGCTGCGCGACGGCTACGTCGCCGATCTGGTCGTCTTCGACCCGGCCCGCGTGCGTTCCAACGCGACCTACGACGAGCCGCGCCAGTTTCCCGACGGCATTGACTACGTGGTCGTCAACGGCACCGTGGTCGTGGATGGCGGCCGGCATACCGGCGCCCTGCCGGGCCGCGCCCTGCGCCACGGGCGGGACTAG
- a CDS encoding tetratricopeptide repeat protein, with the protein MTESPRGATVTLLFVDIAGSTRMLAELGDDYGAVLRDYRRLMSTAAEVERGALVDTAGDGLFFSFPSARGAVSAALAAQRSFRDHAWHAGANLEARIGIHTGEPVSSDAMLVGLDVHRASRICAAGHGGQILLSLTTHDLLRGETPGGALLRDLGEHRLKDLPHPERVFQASATDLPSEFPPLRSLDNWPNNLPRQLSSFVGRAESLAEASQRLTTTPLLTLTGPGGVGKTRLALEVAAQAMDLFPDGAWVIELAVLGDGSLVPETVAATLRVKEQPGVSILTTLAQHLESRRQLLVFDDCEHVLEPAAEVIDALLRACRNLRVLATSREALGIRGESLYPVPSMDLPKPGDASVTMLAESEAVRLFVDRARAVQPAFVLNERNAAAVVQICRRLDGIPLAIELAAARVKSLPPEQIAARLDDRFRLLTGGSRMALPRHRTLKAAMDWSFDLLTDAERALLMRLSVFVGSFGLDAAEAVCANDIVERADVLDLLSRLIDRSLVVAEEGAAEARYRLLETVRQYAQERLIEDDPTGAVRARHQAFMLELVERIAPTLFAGPAAGPAVDQLAIEHENLRAALQWSDDDPDGAGAELRLAGNLWRYWEIGGHLVEARSWLARALARTDGEISELRANALTGLGSLAAQQGDLPAAIEAHQGALDTQRQLGNQNGIAYAGSNLANVSVERGDYGRARELYEESIAILRGTRDTRGAAFGLLNLADVAARQGDGDEARQLSDQSIATFRAEGDFMGVALALGRAATFSLQDGDTAEARARHAEALDIFSRFGDGRGVARTEMFLGDIAAVEGNLAEAERLYRSSIEQRRQLGDRGGLATACDRLARVAAASQPEWAARLMGFADAQREAIGASLPPADAAERDQVLAALEGELGRGPLTGVRAAGRRLSLEVVLADASRVS; encoded by the coding sequence GTGACCGAAAGTCCGCGCGGCGCCACCGTCACCCTGCTGTTCGTGGACATCGCCGGTTCCACCCGGATGCTGGCCGAGCTCGGCGACGACTACGGGGCCGTGCTGCGCGACTATCGCCGGCTGATGAGCACCGCCGCCGAAGTTGAACGGGGTGCCCTGGTGGACACGGCCGGTGACGGGCTCTTCTTCTCATTCCCCTCGGCGCGGGGTGCGGTGTCGGCCGCTCTCGCCGCCCAGCGATCGTTCCGCGACCACGCGTGGCACGCCGGTGCCAACCTCGAGGCGCGGATCGGGATCCACACCGGGGAGCCGGTGAGCTCCGACGCCATGCTGGTCGGCCTCGACGTGCATCGAGCGTCGCGCATCTGCGCGGCCGGCCATGGCGGCCAGATCCTGCTTTCGCTCACCACCCACGACCTACTTCGCGGCGAGACACCGGGCGGCGCGCTCCTGCGCGACCTTGGCGAGCATCGGCTCAAGGACCTGCCCCATCCGGAGCGGGTCTTCCAGGCCAGCGCCACGGACCTTCCGTCCGAGTTTCCGCCGTTGCGCTCGCTCGACAACTGGCCGAACAACCTGCCACGTCAGTTGTCCAGCTTCGTCGGCCGCGCCGAATCGCTGGCCGAGGCCAGCCAACGGCTGACGACGACCCCTCTGCTCACGCTCACCGGCCCGGGTGGCGTCGGGAAGACCCGTCTGGCGCTGGAAGTGGCCGCGCAAGCGATGGACCTCTTCCCGGATGGCGCTTGGGTGATCGAACTGGCCGTGCTGGGCGATGGATCGCTGGTTCCGGAGACCGTGGCAGCGACGCTGCGCGTCAAGGAACAGCCGGGCGTCTCCATCCTGACCACCCTCGCCCAGCACCTGGAGTCTCGCCGCCAGCTCCTCGTCTTTGACGACTGCGAGCACGTGCTCGAGCCCGCCGCGGAGGTCATCGACGCGCTCCTCCGCGCGTGCCGGAACCTCCGGGTGTTGGCCACCAGCCGCGAAGCGCTGGGCATCCGCGGCGAGAGCCTCTACCCGGTTCCCTCCATGGATCTGCCCAAGCCGGGCGACGCATCAGTCACCATGCTCGCCGAGTCAGAGGCGGTTCGCCTGTTCGTGGATCGCGCCAGGGCAGTCCAACCCGCATTCGTTCTCAACGAGCGGAACGCGGCGGCCGTGGTTCAGATCTGCCGGCGACTGGACGGCATCCCGCTCGCCATCGAACTGGCCGCGGCGCGCGTCAAGTCGTTGCCGCCAGAACAGATCGCGGCCCGGCTGGATGATCGATTCCGGCTGCTGACCGGCGGCAGCCGGATGGCACTGCCCCGGCATCGCACGCTCAAAGCAGCCATGGACTGGAGCTTCGACCTGCTGACCGATGCAGAACGGGCCCTGCTCATGCGTCTGTCGGTGTTCGTCGGCAGCTTCGGGTTGGACGCAGCCGAGGCGGTATGCGCCAACGACATCGTCGAGCGCGCCGACGTGTTGGACCTTCTCAGCCGGCTGATCGACCGCTCGCTGGTGGTCGCCGAGGAAGGCGCGGCCGAGGCCCGGTATCGGCTTCTGGAGACCGTTCGGCAATATGCCCAGGAGCGGCTCATCGAGGATGACCCGACCGGGGCGGTCCGTGCTCGACACCAGGCCTTCATGCTCGAGCTGGTGGAGCGCATCGCGCCGACCCTGTTCGCCGGACCGGCCGCCGGACCGGCGGTCGACCAGCTGGCGATCGAGCACGAGAACCTGCGCGCAGCGCTCCAGTGGAGCGACGATGACCCAGATGGAGCCGGCGCCGAACTGCGCCTGGCGGGCAACTTGTGGCGTTACTGGGAGATCGGCGGACACCTGGTCGAAGCTCGGAGCTGGCTGGCACGGGCCCTGGCCCGGACGGATGGCGAGATCTCGGAGCTGCGAGCCAACGCGCTGACCGGTCTTGGCAGCCTGGCCGCTCAGCAGGGCGACCTGCCCGCTGCCATCGAGGCCCATCAGGGCGCCCTGGATACCCAACGCCAGCTTGGGAATCAGAACGGCATCGCGTATGCCGGAAGCAACCTGGCCAACGTCTCCGTCGAGCGCGGAGATTACGGCCGGGCCCGCGAGTTATACGAAGAGTCGATTGCGATCCTCCGCGGCACGCGGGACACCCGGGGAGCTGCGTTCGGCCTGTTGAACCTGGCCGACGTGGCTGCTCGCCAGGGAGACGGTGACGAGGCACGCCAGCTGTCCGACCAGAGCATTGCGACCTTCCGGGCTGAGGGAGACTTCATGGGCGTCGCTTTGGCGCTCGGTCGAGCCGCGACCTTCAGCCTGCAGGACGGCGACACGGCCGAGGCCCGAGCTCGTCACGCGGAGGCTCTCGACATCTTCAGTCGTTTCGGTGACGGCCGGGGCGTGGCCCGGACGGAGATGTTCCTGGGCGACATCGCCGCGGTAGAGGGGAATCTGGCCGAGGCGGAGCGGCTCTATCGGTCCAGCATCGAGCAGCGACGTCAGCTGGGAGACCGTGGTGGGCTGGCCACCGCCTGCGACCGGTTGGCTCGGGTTGCCGCCGCTTCGCAACCCGAGTGGGCGGCGCGGCTCATGGGCTTCGCCGATGCGCAGCGTGAGGCGATCGGTGCGTCGCTGCCTCCGGCGGATGCTGCAGAGCGGGATCAGGTTCTGGCGGCGTTGGAGGGTGAGCTGGGGCGCGGACCCCTCACCGGCGTGCGAGCGGCGGGCCGTCGTCTTTCGTTGGAGGTCGTGCTGGCGGACGCCAGCCGGGTGAGCTAG
- a CDS encoding xanthine dehydrogenase family protein molybdopterin-binding subunit, translating to MSTPTLPETPLLLAPGTIAPGRTRPALPLRREGPEKLTGLAQYADDLVFPGAWYGATVRSTEPHARLLGIDLDPDFDWSKVVVVTAADIPGENVVALIKDDQPVLVPVGGEIQHQAEPVCLLAAPDRDLLRVAKRHVTLRTERLPAIFDPLLSTREFAHFELTKGNIEAGLAAADIVVEGDYRVGHQEQLYIENQAMIAVPRPDGGIEVHGSMQCPYYIHSALKRALNLTDAKAVVIQAETGGGFGGKEEYPSIIALHAALLAQRVGKPVRMIYDRHEDISATTKRHPAWVRHRTGVTRDGELVAQDIEVVMDGGAYVTLTPVVLSRGTIHAGGPYECPNVRIRGRAMATNTPPNGAFRGFGAPQTEFAAETQVNRIAERLDLSPLALRRKWVYREGGVTPTGQVLRESVAGLEVLEAAAQASEYEGVAAHTRKARAQRSDDAHSARGIGIALAWHGAGFTGSGEVHLASVASLELTADGRIRILTASTEMGQGTKTIFPQLVGEALEISPDEVEIAPQDTSIVPDSGPTVASRTAMVVGGLLIKAAQRMRAQVEEAAGGSFADTYRSFAAEHGNLRVDEQFQPYPGVTFDDATYTGDAYPCFGWACAVAEVEVDLDTGEVTVRDVVSADEIGHVIHQVMAEGQVEGGSLQAVGYATIEELKLVDGRYLNDRLATYLIPTAMDAPRITSILLEHPYSGAPHGAKGVGELPMDVVAPAVVAAIHDATGSWICDLPATPERVLAALTGSPAPGPPGISAERPA from the coding sequence GTGAGCACCCCGACGCTTCCCGAGACGCCGCTCCTCCTGGCACCCGGGACCATCGCCCCCGGGCGTACTCGTCCGGCTCTTCCCCTGCGCCGCGAAGGCCCCGAGAAGCTGACCGGGCTGGCCCAGTACGCCGACGACCTGGTCTTTCCGGGAGCCTGGTACGGGGCCACCGTCCGCTCCACCGAGCCCCACGCGCGCCTGCTGGGAATCGATCTTGACCCGGACTTCGACTGGTCCAAGGTGGTGGTCGTGACCGCGGCGGACATCCCCGGCGAGAACGTCGTGGCCCTGATCAAGGATGACCAGCCGGTGCTCGTCCCGGTCGGCGGCGAGATCCAGCACCAGGCCGAGCCGGTGTGCTTGCTGGCCGCGCCGGACCGTGATCTGCTGCGCGTGGCGAAGCGTCACGTCACGCTCCGCACCGAGCGCCTGCCGGCCATCTTCGACCCGCTGCTCTCAACACGTGAGTTCGCCCATTTCGAGCTGACGAAGGGCAACATCGAGGCTGGGCTGGCCGCCGCCGACATCGTGGTCGAGGGTGATTACCGGGTCGGCCACCAGGAGCAGCTGTACATTGAGAACCAGGCCATGATCGCCGTCCCCCGCCCCGACGGCGGGATCGAGGTCCACGGCTCGATGCAGTGCCCGTATTACATCCACAGCGCACTCAAGCGGGCTCTGAACCTGACCGATGCCAAGGCCGTGGTCATCCAGGCCGAGACGGGCGGGGGTTTCGGCGGCAAGGAGGAGTACCCCTCGATCATTGCCCTCCACGCCGCCCTGCTGGCCCAGCGGGTGGGCAAGCCGGTCAGGATGATCTACGACCGCCACGAGGACATCAGCGCCACCACCAAACGCCATCCGGCGTGGGTCCGGCACCGGACCGGGGTGACCCGTGACGGGGAGCTGGTGGCCCAGGACATCGAGGTCGTCATGGACGGCGGCGCGTACGTGACCCTGACCCCGGTCGTGCTCAGCCGCGGCACGATCCACGCCGGCGGGCCGTACGAGTGCCCCAACGTCCGAATCCGCGGCCGCGCCATGGCCACCAACACGCCTCCGAACGGGGCGTTCCGCGGCTTCGGTGCGCCGCAGACCGAGTTTGCGGCCGAGACCCAGGTCAACCGGATCGCGGAGCGCCTGGACCTCTCGCCGCTCGCCCTGCGCCGCAAATGGGTGTACCGGGAGGGCGGCGTGACGCCCACCGGGCAGGTGCTGCGCGAGAGCGTGGCCGGGCTGGAGGTGCTGGAGGCGGCGGCCCAGGCCAGCGAGTACGAGGGAGTCGCGGCACATACAAGAAAGGCGCGCGCTCAGCGCTCCGACGACGCGCATTCGGCGCGCGGCATCGGGATCGCCCTGGCCTGGCACGGCGCCGGCTTCACCGGCTCGGGCGAGGTGCATCTAGCCAGCGTCGCGTCGCTGGAGCTGACGGCGGACGGGAGGATCCGGATCCTGACCGCCTCGACCGAAATGGGTCAGGGGACGAAGACGATCTTCCCGCAGCTGGTCGGGGAAGCGCTGGAGATCAGCCCCGACGAGGTCGAGATCGCGCCCCAGGACACCTCCATCGTTCCCGACTCGGGCCCCACCGTGGCGTCCCGGACGGCGATGGTGGTCGGAGGCCTGCTGATCAAAGCCGCCCAGCGAATGCGCGCCCAGGTCGAGGAGGCTGCCGGGGGATCCTTTGCCGACACCTATCGGTCCTTCGCGGCCGAACACGGAAACCTGCGGGTGGACGAGCAGTTCCAGCCCTACCCGGGGGTCACGTTCGACGACGCGACCTACACCGGGGACGCCTACCCGTGCTTCGGCTGGGCCTGTGCGGTGGCCGAGGTGGAGGTCGACCTGGACACCGGGGAGGTGACGGTGCGCGACGTGGTGAGCGCCGACGAGATCGGCCACGTCATCCACCAGGTCATGGCCGAGGGCCAGGTCGAGGGCGGCTCGCTGCAGGCGGTCGGGTACGCGACCATCGAGGAGCTGAAGCTGGTCGACGGCCGCTACCTCAACGACCGGCTGGCGACGTATCTCATTCCCACCGCCATGGATGCGCCGCGCATCACCTCCATCCTGCTCGAGCATCCGTACAGCGGCGCGCCGCACGGGGCCAAGGGCGTGGGCGAGCTGCCCATGGACGTGGTGGCGCCCGCGGTGGTGGCGGCCATCCACGACGCGACCGGATCCTGGATCTGCGACCTGCCGGCCACTCCCGAGCGCGTGCTGGCGGCGTTGACGGGCTCGCCCGCCCCCGGACCGCCGGGGATCAGCGCGGAGCGCCCGGCATGA
- a CDS encoding nucleotidyltransferase family protein: MPPMEDRSEVAAVILAAGLGRRFGGPKAVARLRGRTLLAHVAALARAAGLEPVIAVVSGTPDAPEGVIPVVNPKPERGLSSSLQLGIGAVPPGQAAVVLLVDQPTLAPESIAAVLAARGTRPILAAQSGGRLAPPVLLEPEAFPVVATLAGDIGLREVFHRNPVLVHAVPVPSHAPDIDTRQDLARLEAG; encoded by the coding sequence ATGCCGCCCATGGAGGACCGATCGGAGGTGGCCGCGGTGATCCTGGCCGCGGGCCTGGGACGACGCTTCGGCGGGCCCAAGGCGGTCGCGCGGCTGCGGGGGCGGACCCTGCTCGCGCATGTTGCTGCCCTGGCGCGGGCTGCGGGGCTGGAGCCGGTCATCGCCGTGGTTTCCGGCACCCCAGACGCCCCGGAGGGCGTCATTCCCGTGGTCAACCCGAAACCGGAGCGAGGGCTCAGCTCGTCGCTGCAGCTCGGCATCGGCGCCGTGCCTCCGGGCCAGGCGGCCGTGGTGCTGCTGGTGGACCAGCCCACCCTGGCCCCGGAGAGCATCGCGGCCGTGCTCGCCGCTCGCGGGACGCGCCCCATCCTCGCCGCCCAGTCGGGTGGCCGCCTCGCGCCGCCGGTGCTCCTCGAACCCGAGGCATTCCCCGTGGTGGCGACGCTGGCCGGTGACATCGGTCTGCGAGAGGTCTTCCACCGCAACCCCGTCCTGGTCCATGCGGTCCCCGTGCCTTCGCACGCGCCGGACATCGACACCCGACAGGACCTGGCCCGCCTGGAGGCGGGCTAG
- a CDS encoding YdeI/OmpD-associated family protein yields MNRPASREVAIFPTQEEFRAWLEANHASVGELWVGYYRRGVGKTAMTYPEAVEEGLCFGWIDGIGYRIDDEVHTNRFTPRRKGSSWSANNIATVAELTKAGRMHPAGRLAFEERDQSKDMPYMRDNPLRQQLPPRLEARIKAEPTAWTYWQAQAPGYRRQAAFWVLSAKQEATRERRLTFLIEDSAAGRPIKPLSYGRNSK; encoded by the coding sequence GTGAATAGGCCGGCGTCCCGTGAGGTGGCCATCTTCCCCACCCAGGAGGAGTTTCGGGCGTGGTTGGAGGCCAACCACGCGTCGGTCGGCGAGCTGTGGGTGGGCTACTACCGCAGGGGAGTTGGCAAGACGGCGATGACCTATCCGGAGGCGGTCGAGGAGGGCCTGTGCTTTGGGTGGATCGACGGGATCGGCTATCGGATCGATGACGAGGTGCACACCAACCGGTTCACACCGCGCCGCAAAGGCAGCAGCTGGAGCGCGAATAACATCGCCACGGTCGCCGAATTGACGAAGGCCGGCCGCATGCATCCCGCCGGGCGGCTGGCGTTCGAGGAGCGGGACCAAAGCAAGGACATGCCGTACATGCGGGACAACCCGCTCCGGCAGCAGCTCCCTCCCCGGCTCGAAGCCCGGATCAAAGCCGAGCCCACGGCCTGGACATACTGGCAGGCGCAGGCGCCCGGCTACCGTCGACAGGCAGCTTTCTGGGTCCTCTCAGCCAAGCAGGAAGCAACTCGCGAACGCCGCCTGACGTTCCTCATCGAGGACTCCGCCGCCGGGCGCCCCATCAAGCCGCTGTCGTACGGGAGGAACAGCAAGTGA
- a CDS encoding XdhC family protein, which yields MIDEALAALRAWRKEGQDAALATVVRVEGSAPRGVGAKLAVSAEGQMAGSVSGGCVEGDVVEHARAVLRSGESVLRRYGISDDQGLEVGLMCGGSIEVLIEPVRGHSASLVELFTALIAAGKPAAREIGITGTAVGTQRVLDGQEAVAATDGSDAVYDRALPAPRVWIVGAGHIAEHVAAFAARAGLTPLVVDPRRLFAEQPRLEGLEVIADWPDRAFAARELRPDDSVVVLSHDPKIDEPALVAALSADIGYVGAIGSQRAQADRRARLRAAGVDDAHLARLHAPIGLDLGGREPAEIGLAIVAELVAARHGREGGPMPRPNSGS from the coding sequence ATGATCGACGAGGCGCTGGCGGCTCTGCGCGCCTGGCGCAAGGAGGGTCAGGACGCGGCCTTGGCGACCGTGGTGCGGGTCGAGGGGTCGGCCCCACGCGGGGTGGGGGCCAAGCTGGCGGTGTCTGCCGAAGGCCAGATGGCGGGCTCGGTCAGCGGGGGCTGCGTGGAAGGCGATGTCGTCGAGCATGCCCGCGCGGTGCTGCGGAGCGGGGAATCGGTCCTGCGCCGCTACGGGATCAGCGATGACCAGGGCCTGGAAGTGGGTCTCATGTGCGGCGGCAGCATCGAGGTTCTGATCGAGCCCGTGCGCGGGCACAGCGCTTCGTTGGTCGAGCTCTTCACCGCCCTGATCGCCGCAGGCAAGCCGGCGGCCCGGGAGATCGGCATCACAGGAACCGCGGTGGGGACGCAACGCGTCCTGGACGGTCAGGAAGCAGTGGCTGCGACCGACGGGTCCGACGCGGTCTACGACCGTGCGCTGCCGGCGCCGCGGGTCTGGATCGTGGGCGCGGGCCACATCGCCGAGCACGTGGCCGCGTTTGCGGCGCGGGCGGGCCTGACCCCGCTGGTGGTCGACCCGCGGCGGTTGTTCGCTGAGCAGCCACGCCTCGAGGGCCTGGAGGTCATCGCCGACTGGCCGGATCGCGCGTTCGCGGCCCGCGAACTGCGGCCCGACGACTCGGTGGTCGTCCTGTCCCACGACCCGAAGATCGACGAGCCGGCCCTGGTGGCGGCGCTGAGCGCGGACATCGGCTACGTGGGCGCCATCGGCAGCCAGCGTGCCCAGGCGGACCGTCGCGCGCGCCTTCGAGCAGCCGGCGTGGACGACGCGCATCTGGCCCGCCTGCACGCGCCCATCGGCCTCGACCTGGGCGGCCGGGAGCCGGCCGAGATCGGCCTGGCCATCGTGGCCGAGCTGGTCGCCGCGCGTCATGGTCGGGAGGGAGGGCCGATGCCCAGACCGAACAGCGGCTCGTGA